From one Gadus morhua chromosome 8, gadMor3.0, whole genome shotgun sequence genomic stretch:
- the LOC115549138 gene encoding leucine-rich repeat extensin-like protein 6, which yields MSAVVSDMSPAPPGPLPAPPGPLPAPPGPLPAPPHAAPDQFWLPVEMRKTIPQQDQRWIASTLWRNQRLRPDVQLWYEPPVSALIYNQVPSPDRFFMHPAPPPSP from the exons ATGTCGGCG GTTGTATCAGATATgagtcctgctcctcctggtcccctccctgctcctcctggtcccctccctgctcctcctggtcccctccctgctcctcctcatgctgctcCAGATCAGTTCTGGCTGCCGGTGGAAATGAGGAAGACCATTCCCCAGCAGGACCAGCGCTGGATTGCGTCCACGCTGTGGAGGAACCAGCGGCTGCGCCCGGACGTCCAGCTCTGGTATGAGCCACCGGTTTCTGCCCTCATCTACAACCAGGTCCCGTCACCAGACCGCTTTTTTATGCACCCTGCCCCTCCTCCGAGTCCCTGA